One segment of candidate division WOR-3 bacterium DNA contains the following:
- a CDS encoding M6 family metalloprotease domain-containing protein produces the protein MRIPVLLFALFAVALAMPPRPGVLESRGAPLPVFPPGVEVAGPNRLRDVTNLETVTILMQFPDNKADTLARSPARFDSMLYSTGVYNGLEYRAGSLNDYFLECSYGNYHVRGGIAGDRWFMSSYNYSRYYDGNYLLSTGDQLAEENMAQIDAYVDFSEFDLNNDNHIDAMFMVHAGADGSDNGDVNCLWSHAIPYFNYQTNDGVTIDGVTNVPEFAMVTEAKDTTMCCIAVMCHELGHLVGLPDLYTGSRNDWGPGYWSLMSYGAWGAGGNTPWSPSHPDAWCLNEAGFVTPTVVTTNLYNVRIPPVIDEPVVYKAWRGGTDRDTCFYLENRQKKGFDSPLPGAGLAIWHIDPSRSGMWNVVDLEEDSTFHLDHGFGYRPDPHVYHQEMGDTSDVLPGIWNRVVFDSASKPSSRDRSNRSTGVCIRNIRESGDTIICDIIVKPESVGIAQLPTPHSPLTPPQASPNPFSLEVYLSGLPARADARVYSAGGTLVWNAQVSAAGSLSWSGRNQSGARLPEGIYLVQLNGTSTLPVKVVLKR, from the coding sequence ATGCGAATTCCGGTCCTTCTGTTTGCCCTGTTTGCCGTAGCCCTGGCCATGCCTCCGCGGCCCGGAGTGCTTGAAAGCCGGGGCGCGCCACTGCCGGTCTTTCCGCCCGGCGTAGAAGTGGCCGGACCCAACCGGCTGAGGGATGTAACCAACCTCGAGACCGTCACGATCCTGATGCAGTTCCCCGACAACAAGGCCGACACGCTGGCGCGCTCGCCGGCCCGGTTCGACTCGATGCTCTATTCGACCGGAGTCTACAACGGTCTAGAATACCGTGCAGGCAGCCTGAACGACTACTTCCTCGAGTGCTCGTACGGCAACTATCACGTGCGCGGCGGAATCGCCGGAGACCGTTGGTTCATGTCATCCTACAACTACTCCCGCTACTATGACGGTAACTACCTGCTCTCTACCGGCGATCAGCTAGCCGAAGAGAACATGGCGCAGATCGATGCCTACGTTGACTTCAGTGAATTCGACCTGAACAACGACAACCACATCGACGCGATGTTCATGGTCCACGCCGGGGCCGACGGCTCGGACAACGGCGACGTCAACTGCCTCTGGTCCCACGCCATACCCTACTTCAACTACCAGACCAATGACGGTGTGACGATCGACGGCGTCACCAACGTGCCGGAGTTCGCGATGGTCACCGAAGCCAAAGACACGACGATGTGCTGCATCGCGGTGATGTGCCACGAACTTGGGCACCTTGTCGGTCTCCCCGACCTGTACACCGGCAGCCGCAACGACTGGGGCCCGGGATACTGGAGCTTGATGTCGTACGGCGCGTGGGGCGCGGGCGGTAACACGCCGTGGAGTCCCTCCCACCCCGATGCGTGGTGTCTCAACGAAGCCGGGTTCGTCACCCCCACAGTCGTGACGACCAACCTGTACAATGTCCGCATCCCACCGGTCATCGACGAACCGGTCGTGTACAAAGCGTGGCGCGGCGGTACTGACCGCGATACCTGCTTCTACCTCGAAAACCGCCAGAAGAAGGGATTCGACTCCCCGCTGCCCGGCGCCGGCCTCGCCATCTGGCACATTGACCCGTCTCGCAGCGGCATGTGGAACGTGGTAGACCTCGAAGAAGACTCGACCTTCCACCTCGACCACGGGTTCGGATACCGGCCCGACCCCCATGTCTACCACCAGGAGATGGGCGACACGTCCGACGTGCTGCCGGGCATCTGGAACCGGGTGGTTTTTGACTCGGCCAGCAAACCGTCGAGCCGCGACCGCAGCAACCGCTCGACCGGGGTCTGCATCAGGAACATCCGCGAGTCCGGCGACACCATAATCTGTGATATCATCGTGAAACCTGAATCGGTCGGCATCGCTCAACTCCCGACTCCCCACTCCCCACTCACGCCTCCTCAGGCCTCCCCCAACCCCTTTTCACTCGAGGTCTACCTGTCCGGTCTGCCGGCCCGTGCCGATGCCCGCGTCTACTCGGCCGGCGGGACGCTTGTCTGGAACGCTCAGGTGTCGGCTGCTGGAAGTCTGAGTTGGTCCGGTCGAAACCAGTCCGGCGCCCGACTTCCGGAGGGCATCTACCTCGTGCAGTTGAACGGGACCTCAACTCTGCCTGTCAAGGTCGTGCTCAAACGCTAG
- a CDS encoding SDR family oxidoreductase yields the protein MAAGSTEPVSSRSVNVVTGATGHVGNVLVRELVRRGRMVRAVVHPSETTEAIAGLDVEVVRSDVRDFHSLVAAFAGADLVYHLAGIITISGGQSKLLQEVNVLGARNAAQACLKAGVRRLVYTSSVHALEEPPPGVPVCETTDFRPEALDGDYARSKARASIEVRKTIEQGLDAVIAFPSGIVGPYDFRLSEMGHLFMDFARGRLSAYVDGAYDFVDVRDVVTGLLLAAERGRSGESYILSGERISVRDLLFLLERVTGVRARARRLPFWLARLAASFAPLYYRLRRARPRFTSYSLRVLRSNCLMDRSKAARELGYAPRALADTVKDTIDWFVATGRLRLSPSGDQ from the coding sequence ATAGCTGCTGGTAGCACTGAGCCCGTATCCTCCCGGTCGGTAAACGTCGTAACCGGAGCGACCGGCCATGTCGGCAACGTCCTGGTCCGGGAGCTGGTGCGCCGCGGGCGGATGGTACGGGCTGTCGTTCACCCTTCCGAGACAACCGAGGCGATTGCCGGGCTCGATGTCGAGGTCGTGCGCTCCGACGTACGGGACTTCCATTCCCTGGTTGCGGCTTTTGCCGGTGCGGACCTGGTCTATCACCTTGCCGGCATCATAACGATATCCGGCGGCCAGTCGAAGCTGCTGCAGGAGGTGAACGTGCTCGGGGCACGAAACGCGGCGCAGGCCTGCCTGAAGGCGGGCGTGCGCCGGCTGGTCTACACCAGTTCAGTCCACGCCCTCGAGGAACCGCCCCCCGGAGTTCCAGTCTGTGAGACAACGGACTTCCGTCCCGAGGCGCTGGACGGCGACTACGCCCGCTCCAAGGCTCGCGCCAGCATCGAGGTCCGGAAGACCATCGAGCAGGGACTGGATGCGGTCATCGCCTTTCCTTCCGGCATTGTCGGACCGTACGACTTCCGGCTCTCGGAGATGGGACATCTCTTCATGGACTTCGCCCGCGGGCGTCTGTCCGCGTATGTCGACGGGGCATACGACTTCGTGGATGTCCGGGATGTGGTCACCGGGTTGCTGCTGGCTGCCGAGAGAGGCCGAAGCGGTGAGAGCTACATCCTGTCCGGTGAGCGGATTTCGGTGAGAGACCTGCTCTTTCTGCTCGAGCGGGTCACGGGCGTCAGGGCCCGGGCCCGCAGGCTCCCATTCTGGCTGGCTCGTCTCGCTGCCTCGTTCGCACCGCTGTACTACCGGCTGCGGCGGGCCAGGCCGAGATTCACCAGCTACTCGCTACGAGTCCTGCGTTCCAATTGCCTGATGGACCGCTCCAAGGCGGCGCGCGAACTGGGATACGCGCCGCGCGCCCTGGCCGATACGGTGAAGGACACTATCGACTGGTTCGTTGCGACCGGCAGGTTGCGGCTCAGCCCCTCTGGCGACCAGTAG
- a CDS encoding winged helix DNA-binding protein, whose amino-acid sequence MNREKFYLSKLEWLSPILVRGLRLLTSIEAFGQEFSFSQAMILQALMMQRESRMNDLARFLGLTKANASGLVDRLVRKGLIEREHGVEDRRVVLVRLTAKGQTVARGLAKVQRQGLAQMMRRVRREDLKVFIETLEQMAMGLSEGQRDSTRAQ is encoded by the coding sequence ATGAACAGAGAGAAGTTCTACCTTTCCAAGCTCGAGTGGCTGAGCCCGATCCTCGTGCGCGGGCTGCGGCTGCTGACTTCCATCGAGGCGTTCGGGCAGGAGTTCTCTTTCTCTCAGGCGATGATTCTGCAGGCCCTGATGATGCAGCGGGAATCGCGGATGAACGACCTGGCCCGGTTCCTGGGCCTGACCAAGGCCAACGCTTCGGGACTGGTTGACCGGCTGGTGAGGAAGGGGCTGATTGAGCGCGAGCATGGGGTAGAGGACCGCCGGGTCGTGCTCGTGCGCCTGACTGCGAAGGGCCAGACCGTGGCGCGCGGCCTGGCGAAAGTGCAGCGACAGGGGCTGGCCCAGATGATGCGCCGGGTCCGGCGAGAAGACCTGAAGGTGTTCATCGAGACCCTCGAGCAGATGGCCATGGGACTCTCGGAAGGTCAGCGGGACTCAACTCGGGCGCAGTAG
- a CDS encoding proline--tRNA ligase — protein sequence MKEDGVVKEIPHKSENFSEWYTAVVLKAELADYAPVRGCMVIRPYGYALWENMQARLDKRIKDTGHVNAYFPTLIPESFLTKEAEHVKGFSPQVAWVTHGGDEKLTERLALRPTSEAIINTMYSKWVKSYRDLPVLINQWCNIFRWEKATRLFLRTLEFLWQEGHTLHRTRDEAQVETLKILDLYVDFVENDLALPVLAGAKPESEKFPGAVDTYSIEALMPDGQALQAGTSHLLGQHFSEAFDIKYLDEDNTEKHPWGTSWGVSTRLIGGLIMTHGDDKGLFMPPRVAPFQAVIVPILFGKNDEAVLAKCRETKAQLADYRVQLDDRTTQTAGWKYNEYEMRGVPVRIEIGPKDVAKEQCVLVPRDGSGKRFVPLAGLPETLGKLLDEIQAGMLARARDFAASRTSDAATVDEFKGALEAKPGYVRVHWCKSQECENALIEATKTTPRNMPADDQGRPGKCIVCGKDSDTVIYYARTY from the coding sequence ATGAAAGAAGACGGCGTCGTCAAAGAGATACCCCACAAGTCCGAGAACTTCTCCGAGTGGTACACCGCGGTCGTCCTCAAGGCCGAGCTGGCCGACTACGCGCCGGTGCGCGGCTGCATGGTCATCCGGCCGTACGGCTACGCGCTCTGGGAGAACATGCAGGCCAGGCTCGATAAGCGCATCAAGGACACCGGCCACGTCAACGCCTACTTTCCGACCCTCATCCCGGAGAGCTTCCTGACCAAGGAAGCCGAGCACGTGAAGGGGTTCTCGCCCCAGGTAGCATGGGTAACGCACGGCGGCGACGAGAAGCTGACCGAACGGCTGGCGCTCAGGCCCACCAGCGAGGCCATCATCAACACGATGTACTCGAAGTGGGTGAAGAGCTACCGCGACCTGCCGGTACTCATCAACCAGTGGTGCAACATCTTCCGCTGGGAGAAGGCGACCCGCCTGTTCCTGCGCACCCTCGAGTTCCTCTGGCAGGAAGGCCACACGCTCCATCGCACCCGCGACGAGGCCCAAGTTGAAACGCTGAAGATACTCGACCTCTATGTTGACTTTGTGGAGAACGACCTCGCCCTGCCCGTGCTCGCCGGCGCCAAGCCCGAGTCCGAGAAGTTTCCCGGCGCGGTCGACACCTATTCCATCGAGGCGCTGATGCCCGACGGACAGGCCCTGCAGGCGGGCACGTCGCACCTCCTGGGCCAGCACTTCTCCGAGGCGTTCGACATCAAGTACCTGGACGAGGACAACACCGAAAAGCACCCCTGGGGCACGTCCTGGGGAGTCTCAACCCGGCTCATTGGCGGGCTCATCATGACCCATGGCGACGACAAGGGTCTGTTCATGCCGCCGCGCGTCGCTCCCTTTCAGGCGGTCATCGTTCCGATTCTCTTCGGCAAGAACGACGAGGCGGTGCTCGCCAAGTGCCGCGAGACCAAGGCGCAACTGGCAGACTACCGGGTGCAACTCGACGACCGCACCACCCAGACCGCGGGCTGGAAGTACAATGAGTATGAGATGCGCGGCGTGCCGGTCCGCATCGAAATCGGCCCCAAGGACGTGGCCAAGGAGCAGTGTGTGCTGGTGCCGCGTGACGGCTCAGGCAAGCGGTTCGTGCCGCTGGCCGGACTGCCCGAGACGCTGGGCAAGCTGCTGGACGAGATTCAGGCCGGGATGCTGGCGCGCGCCCGCGACTTCGCGGCTTCGCGCACTTCGGACGCCGCGACCGTGGACGAGTTCAAGGGTGCGCTGGAAGCAAAGCCGGGCTACGTCCGCGTCCACTGGTGCAAGTCGCAGGAGTGCGAGAACGCACTGATCGAGGCAACCAAGACCACTCCGCGCAACATGCCGGCGGACGACCAGGGAAGACCGGGCAAGTGCATCGTCTGCGGCAAGGACTCAGACACGGTCATCTACTACGCCCGGACGTACTGA
- a CDS encoding transposase yields MLGLLLALVCAAPPSRSDFQALRILYTGDLHGRSTPSADFASAGLPRRLLGGWDNLLRLIGKERTDATLLLDCGDFGFGSPAGDSSQGRAAVEFMNAAGYDAAVPGPRDFTGGAANFEILARTARFPILTDPTLDVALRRRTPLFRPYLVRDIMGVKLAVIGITDPSIPRLNLREDVGGWVVDDPASQMRRYLPLALAESADVVIAVGHLSTEDGCAIADSFREIDLVVCCGSTGAVENRMAGAEMTPVVTAAAFGQRLGIVDLLFNKTERTIYQTEVRQMNVDPGSDRDSSSAGAWLRGLDRAVEDSSLCLNAVEYLPDSAGLLQLGTLVAEAVRRQAKADIAVLPAYEIEAGLGAGPLNRGSLFGAAPYRRAVRLVSMDDTMLARLVVPEKIGPHEPAPLLAGADYFVTGDTAVWPEASQVGRVRVRNRLPGTYRVATTEQWLERAAVPVTGRRVPQSLTDLWISFAAAQETLPRVPPVRLYPATPGLVRRQTGGLVNINTASSELLQTLPGIGPRTAERIIQFRETVGRFDSPAEIQDVKGIGPKKFESIRDLITVR; encoded by the coding sequence GGCCTGCCGCGTCGGCTGCTCGGCGGCTGGGACAACCTACTGCGGCTCATCGGGAAGGAGCGGACCGACGCGACGCTTCTGCTTGACTGCGGCGATTTCGGGTTCGGTTCACCTGCAGGCGACAGCTCTCAGGGCCGGGCCGCGGTCGAATTCATGAACGCGGCCGGATACGACGCCGCCGTGCCTGGTCCGAGAGACTTCACCGGCGGGGCTGCGAACTTCGAGATCTTGGCCAGGACGGCCAGGTTCCCGATTCTCACCGATCCAACGCTTGACGTCGCACTCCGAAGACGGACCCCGCTCTTCCGCCCGTACCTGGTAAGAGACATCATGGGAGTGAAGCTGGCGGTGATCGGGATCACCGATCCGTCCATACCACGGCTGAACCTGCGCGAAGACGTCGGTGGTTGGGTAGTCGATGACCCGGCCAGTCAGATGCGCCGGTACCTGCCGCTGGCGCTCGCCGAGAGCGCGGACGTCGTCATCGCCGTCGGGCACCTCAGCACTGAGGATGGCTGCGCAATCGCCGACAGCTTCAGAGAGATAGACCTTGTCGTCTGCTGCGGCAGCACTGGGGCAGTCGAGAACCGCATGGCCGGGGCAGAGATGACCCCGGTAGTGACAGCAGCTGCCTTCGGTCAGCGGCTGGGGATTGTCGACTTGCTGTTCAACAAGACCGAGCGGACAATCTACCAGACGGAGGTTCGTCAGATGAACGTTGATCCCGGATCTGACAGGGACAGCTCGTCGGCCGGGGCGTGGCTGCGCGGACTTGACCGGGCAGTCGAGGACTCGTCTCTCTGTCTGAACGCGGTAGAGTACCTGCCGGACAGCGCCGGGTTGCTGCAACTCGGCACGCTGGTTGCAGAGGCGGTGCGGCGCCAGGCGAAGGCGGATATCGCGGTCTTGCCCGCCTACGAGATCGAAGCCGGGCTCGGTGCAGGTCCTCTCAACCGCGGGTCGCTGTTTGGCGCGGCGCCCTATCGCCGAGCCGTGCGTCTGGTTTCAATGGACGACACCATGCTGGCGCGGCTGGTGGTACCGGAGAAGATCGGTCCACACGAGCCCGCGCCGTTGCTGGCCGGCGCCGACTACTTCGTTACAGGCGACACCGCAGTCTGGCCGGAAGCCTCGCAAGTGGGCCGTGTTCGCGTCAGGAACCGGTTGCCCGGAACCTACCGAGTCGCCACAACCGAACAGTGGCTGGAGCGGGCAGCAGTTCCGGTCACGGGCAGGCGGGTGCCGCAGAGTCTGACCGACCTCTGGATTTCCTTCGCGGCCGCCCAGGAAACACTGCCGCGCGTCCCGCCCGTCAGGCTATACCCGGCAACGCCCGGCCTGGTCCGCCGGCAGACCGGCGGTCTCGTGAACATCAACACCGCCAGCTCCGAGTTGCTGCAGACGCTGCCTGGTATCGGTCCCAGGACGGCGGAGCGGATCATCCAGTTCCGCGAGACGGTAGGACGCTTCGATTCGCCCGCAGAGATTCAGGACGTCAAGGGCATCGGGCCGAAGAAGTTCGAGTCGATCCGGGACCTCATCACCGTCCGCTAG